The following proteins are co-located in the Zonotrichia albicollis isolate bZonAlb1 chromosome 1, bZonAlb1.hap1, whole genome shotgun sequence genome:
- the LOC102060545 gene encoding tRNA selenocysteine 1-associated protein 1 isoform X1 yields MGPQASFKGKDLMAKKRECLQAYSWWRTPQKKRKKKNKIKPGRIEFVPSSTNTTRPDYSIFVGELTPEVDDFQLYDYFLKRYPSCIDCKIATDLLGYSRGYAFVRFGEQGDQMRALQDCQNAPGLGGKRIRLSIGISKRLKAEFQRYQSYNYNDYYQDYQNYYSQWNYDPYADYNYSSYTPYDSMQAVGDCSLGDAVMAPAVFEEASAMTEINDDLITEDPQLYLDVDEMNRQFMETSEELYDALMNCHWQPLDTVTSDIPSAI; encoded by the exons ATGGGACCCCAGGCTTCTTTCAAGGGCAAG GACTTGAtggcaaaaaaaagagaatgtcTCCAGGCCTACAGCTGGTGGAGAACACCCCAGAAGAAAcggaagaaaaagaacaaaataaaaccaggaaGAATAGAGTTTGTCCCTAGTAGTACTAACACAACCAG ACCAGACTATTCAATATTTGTTGGGGAGCTGACTCCAGAAGTAGATGATTTTCAGCTCTATGACTATTTCCTAAAGAGGTACCCTTCATGTATTGACTGCAAAATAGCAACAGACCTGCTGGGATATTCCAG AGGGTATGCCTTTGTCAGATTTGGTGAGCAAGGTGATCAGATGAGGGCACTGCAAGACTGCCAGAATGCACCAGGTCTGGGGGGAAAACGAATCCGGCTGAGCATAGGAATTTCTAAAAG ACTGAAAGCAGAATTCCAGCGGTACCAGTCATACAACTACAATGATTATTATCAAGATTATCAGAACTACTATTCACAGTGGAATTATGATCCTTATGCTGACTACAACTACAGCTCCTATACTCCCTATGATAGCATGCAAGCTGTTGGAGACTGCTCTTTAGGAGATGCTGTTATGGCTCCAGCTGTTTTTGAG gAAGCTTCAGCTATGACTGAAATCAATGATGACCTAATAACTGAAG ATCCACAGCTGTACTTGGATGTTGATGAAATGAACAGACAATTTATGGAGACAAGTGAAGAACTCTATGATGCCCTCATGAATTGTCACTGGCAACCTCTGGATACGGTCACTTCTGACATCCCCTCTGCTATTTAA
- the LOC102060545 gene encoding tRNA selenocysteine 1-associated protein 1 isoform X3: MGPQASFKGKDLMAKKRECLQAYSWWRTPQKKRKKKNKIKPGRIEFVPSSTNTTRPDYSIFVGELTPEVDDFQLYDYFLKRYPSCIDCKIATDLLGYSRLKAEFQRYQSYNYNDYYQDYQNYYSQWNYDPYADYNYSSYTPYDSMQAVGDCSLGDAVMAPAVFEEASAMTEINDDLITEDPQLYLDVDEMNRQFMETSEELYDALMNCHWQPLDTVTSDIPSAI; the protein is encoded by the exons ATGGGACCCCAGGCTTCTTTCAAGGGCAAG GACTTGAtggcaaaaaaaagagaatgtcTCCAGGCCTACAGCTGGTGGAGAACACCCCAGAAGAAAcggaagaaaaagaacaaaataaaaccaggaaGAATAGAGTTTGTCCCTAGTAGTACTAACACAACCAG ACCAGACTATTCAATATTTGTTGGGGAGCTGACTCCAGAAGTAGATGATTTTCAGCTCTATGACTATTTCCTAAAGAGGTACCCTTCATGTATTGACTGCAAAATAGCAACAGACCTGCTGGGATATTCCAG ACTGAAAGCAGAATTCCAGCGGTACCAGTCATACAACTACAATGATTATTATCAAGATTATCAGAACTACTATTCACAGTGGAATTATGATCCTTATGCTGACTACAACTACAGCTCCTATACTCCCTATGATAGCATGCAAGCTGTTGGAGACTGCTCTTTAGGAGATGCTGTTATGGCTCCAGCTGTTTTTGAG gAAGCTTCAGCTATGACTGAAATCAATGATGACCTAATAACTGAAG ATCCACAGCTGTACTTGGATGTTGATGAAATGAACAGACAATTTATGGAGACAAGTGAAGAACTCTATGATGCCCTCATGAATTGTCACTGGCAACCTCTGGATACGGTCACTTCTGACATCCCCTCTGCTATTTAA
- the LOC102060545 gene encoding tRNA selenocysteine 1-associated protein 1 isoform X2 — MASQDLMAKKRECLQAYSWWRTPQKKRKKKNKIKPGRIEFVPSSTNTTRPDYSIFVGELTPEVDDFQLYDYFLKRYPSCIDCKIATDLLGYSRGYAFVRFGEQGDQMRALQDCQNAPGLGGKRIRLSIGISKRLKAEFQRYQSYNYNDYYQDYQNYYSQWNYDPYADYNYSSYTPYDSMQAVGDCSLGDAVMAPAVFEEASAMTEINDDLITEDPQLYLDVDEMNRQFMETSEELYDALMNCHWQPLDTVTSDIPSAI; from the exons ATGGCAAGCCAG GACTTGAtggcaaaaaaaagagaatgtcTCCAGGCCTACAGCTGGTGGAGAACACCCCAGAAGAAAcggaagaaaaagaacaaaataaaaccaggaaGAATAGAGTTTGTCCCTAGTAGTACTAACACAACCAG ACCAGACTATTCAATATTTGTTGGGGAGCTGACTCCAGAAGTAGATGATTTTCAGCTCTATGACTATTTCCTAAAGAGGTACCCTTCATGTATTGACTGCAAAATAGCAACAGACCTGCTGGGATATTCCAG AGGGTATGCCTTTGTCAGATTTGGTGAGCAAGGTGATCAGATGAGGGCACTGCAAGACTGCCAGAATGCACCAGGTCTGGGGGGAAAACGAATCCGGCTGAGCATAGGAATTTCTAAAAG ACTGAAAGCAGAATTCCAGCGGTACCAGTCATACAACTACAATGATTATTATCAAGATTATCAGAACTACTATTCACAGTGGAATTATGATCCTTATGCTGACTACAACTACAGCTCCTATACTCCCTATGATAGCATGCAAGCTGTTGGAGACTGCTCTTTAGGAGATGCTGTTATGGCTCCAGCTGTTTTTGAG gAAGCTTCAGCTATGACTGAAATCAATGATGACCTAATAACTGAAG ATCCACAGCTGTACTTGGATGTTGATGAAATGAACAGACAATTTATGGAGACAAGTGAAGAACTCTATGATGCCCTCATGAATTGTCACTGGCAACCTCTGGATACGGTCACTTCTGACATCCCCTCTGCTATTTAA
- the PAK1IP1 gene encoding p21-activated protein kinase-interacting protein 1 codes for MELVAGCYEQVLLGFATRPGQSWTVVPDFTHHAHTASLSAVAVNNRYVVTGSRDETIQIYDMKKKIEHGALLQHNGTITSLEFYGTSHLLSGAEDGLICIWNTKRWECLKSIKAHKGHVTSLSIHPSGKLALSVGTDKTLRTWNLVEGRSAFIKNLKQNAHIIKWSPDGEKYVTVIANKVDIYRLDTASITGTITTERRISSLRFITDSVLAIAGDDEMIRFYSCDSQKCLCEFKAHENRIKDIYSFEREGQHVIVTASSDGYIKMWNLDLDKIRDGPSLLCEVNTKARLTCLAVWLDQASEIKENSDKTATSSQETEDEKSSIVRTNKDFWTTKRVKILKRKRKIIPEKQKLEAPVQKKKKKQNSSA; via the exons ATGGAGCTGGTGGCGGGGTGCTACgagcaggtgctgctggggtTCGCCACGCGGCCCGGCCAG TCTTGGACAGTCGTCCCTGATTTTACACATCATGCCCACACTGCCTCATTGTCAGCAGTAGCAGTGAATAACAGATATGTGGTCACTGGGAGCAGAGATGAGACAATCCAAATCTATGACATGAAAAAGAAGATTGAACATGGGGCTCTGCTACAGCACAATG GCACGATAACTTCTTTGGAGTTCTATGGGACTTCACATCTACTGAGTGGGGCTGAAGATGGGCTCATTTGTATCTGGAACACAAAGAGATGGGAATGTCTGAAATCCATTAAGGCACATAA GGGACATGTGACATCTCTTTCCATTCATCCTTCTGGGAAATTAGCTTTGTCAGTCGGAACAGATAAAACATTAAG AACTTGGAATCTTGTTGAAGGACGATCGGCCTTTATCAAAAACCTGAAGCAAA ATGCACACATAATCAAATGGTCCCCTGATGGAGAGAAGTATGTGACCGTGATAGCAAACAAAGTGGATATCTACAGACTTGACACAGCTTCAATCACTGGCACCATTACAACAGAGAGGAGGATTTCTTCACTTAGATTTATTACA GATTCTGTCCTTGCCATAGCTGGAGATGATGAAATGATTAGGTTCTACAGCTGTGACTCTCAAAAATGCTTGTGTGAATTTAAAGCTCATGAAAACAG AATAAAAGATATTTACAGTTTTGAAAGAGAAGGACAGCATGTCATTGTTACTGCATCCAGTGATGGTTACATTAAAATGTGGAATCTGGATCTTGATAAG ATTAGAGATGGGCCATCTTTACTGTGTGAAGTCAATACCAAAGCTAGGCTGACGTGTCTTGCAGTGTGGCTTGACCAAGcttcagaaataaaagaaaactctGATAAAACTGCAACATCATCTCAAG aaacagaAGATGAAAAATCATCAATAGTCAGGACAAACAAAGATTTTTGGACTACTAAAAGggttaaaatattaaaaagaaagagaaaaattattccaGAGAAACAAAAGCTGGAAGCTCCagtgcaaaagaagaaaaagaaacagaatagCTCGGCATGA
- the LOC102075336 gene encoding transmembrane protein 14C yields MAVDWLGFGYAALVASGGIIGYAKAGSVPSLAAGLFFGSLAGLGAYQVSQNPNNIWVSLITSGALTAVMGTRFYHSRKFMPAGLIAGVSLLMVGRLALKMLEKPQEK; encoded by the exons ATGGCAGTGGACTGGCTCGGTTTTGGCTACGCCGCCCTGGTGGCATCAGGAGGGATCATTGGCTATGCAAAAGCAG GTAGTGTTCCATCACTAGCTGCTGGCCTTTTCTTTGGGAGTTTGGCTGGACTGGGTGCTTATCAGGTCTCACAGAATCCAAATAACATTTGGGTTTCTCTGA TTACATCTGGAGCACTGACTGCTGTCATGGGAACAAGATTTTACCACTCCAGAAAATTCATGCCTGCAGGGCTAATTGCTGGTGTCAG TTTGCTAATGGTTGGAAGATTAGCACTGAAGATGTTGGAAAAGCCCCAGGAAAAGTAA